GGCACCGCACAGAACGCGGGCGCAGGTGAGCATCGCTAGAATCTCGATGTGGAGAACGCCATTGCCTCCCCGAGCGGGGTGGCCGCCCGCATCGCAGCGCGGACGGCGGCCGAACGGCGACGGCCCGACTACGCCAGCGAGGTCACCGCACTGATCGAGGCGGCCCGGAAGGTCATCGACGCCAGCGGCACGGCGGCGAAGGCGCGGGTGGCCGACATCGTCACCGTGGCCGGCTTGTCCAACGACGCGTTCTACCGGCACTTCCCATCGAAGGACGCCCTGGTCGCCGCACTGATCGAGGACGGCGTCGAACGGGTCGCCGCCGCCCTCGCCCGCCGTATGGCCAAGGAACCCACGGCCGAGGGCAAAATCCGTCAGTGGCTCGACGCGGCGCTCTCCCAGACCGACGAGACCCAGGCCGCGTCGACCTCGGCGATCCTGTCGAACAGCGCGAACCTGAACACCGGCTTCCCCACCGGCGACCACAGCGCGAAACGGCCGCTCGCCGAGCTCCTCCACGAACCGTTCGCGA
This portion of the Parafrankia irregularis genome encodes:
- a CDS encoding TetR/AcrR family transcriptional regulator; this encodes MENAIASPSGVAARIAARTAAERRRPDYASEVTALIEAARKVIDASGTAAKARVADIVTVAGLSNDAFYRHFPSKDALVAALIEDGVERVAAALARRMAKEPTAEGKIRQWLDAALSQTDETQAASTSAILSNSANLNTGFPTGDHSAKRPLAELLHEPFAMLGSSTCELDAELVTHAVYGRVSGHLRAGSRPTPDEAERLLRFCVSTALDGGPSV